The following are encoded together in the Candidatus Kapaibacterium thiocyanatum genome:
- a CDS encoding peptidoglycan-binding protein, translating to MAKNIVVFSDGTGQEGGEGYNTNVYKMFNMVEDRTPRQVGYYDAGLGTGMKKITGNIGGMGISRNIQQCYRFIFDHYEAGDNIYLFGFSRGAATIRSLSSFIHYFGILPKGRPELIPKAYGIYRTSNADLRKSRADEFVRKNRTMWTRIRFIGCYDTVAALGLPIRWLSDLIDGLPMFRHNFHNFTLSESVENAYHALAIDDERKYFHPVLWNTDLKPYQSLSQVWFTGMHTDVGGGYPEQELSDIPLLWLTQKACDLGLRLYLKHKVPVTINPYGVMHDSRGSFLAKLYPRAVRTWDAKRTDRIRIHQSVIDRMTGDPNRPEHLRYTPWIAGLDHDIEPWSIDLKTMIERQQRMDVIRG from the coding sequence ATGGCGAAGAACATCGTCGTCTTTTCCGATGGCACAGGCCAGGAAGGCGGAGAAGGCTACAACACGAACGTCTACAAGATGTTCAACATGGTCGAGGACCGCACGCCGCGTCAGGTAGGCTACTACGATGCCGGCCTCGGCACCGGCATGAAGAAGATCACCGGCAACATCGGCGGCATGGGAATCTCGCGGAACATCCAGCAGTGCTACAGGTTCATCTTCGATCATTACGAGGCGGGCGACAACATCTATCTCTTCGGCTTCAGCCGCGGCGCAGCCACCATACGAAGTCTGTCGAGCTTCATCCACTACTTCGGCATCCTGCCGAAGGGCCGCCCGGAACTCATCCCCAAGGCCTACGGCATCTACCGTACGTCGAATGCGGATCTGCGCAAAAGCAGGGCCGACGAGTTCGTGCGGAAGAACCGCACGATGTGGACGCGCATCAGATTCATCGGATGCTACGATACGGTAGCGGCCCTGGGCCTGCCCATCCGATGGCTGAGCGACCTCATCGACGGCCTTCCGATGTTCAGGCACAACTTCCACAACTTCACCTTGAGCGAGAGCGTGGAGAACGCCTATCATGCCCTCGCCATCGACGACGAACGCAAGTATTTCCATCCCGTGCTGTGGAATACGGATCTGAAGCCCTATCAGTCACTGAGCCAGGTGTGGTTCACGGGCATGCATACGGACGTAGGCGGCGGCTATCCCGAACAGGAACTGTCGGACATCCCCCTGCTCTGGCTGACGCAGAAGGCCTGCGACCTGGGACTGCGCCTCTACCTCAAGCACAAGGTACCCGTCACCATCAACCCATACGGCGTGATGCACGATTCCCGCGGCTCGTTCCTCGCGAAGCTCTATCCGAGAGCGGTACGGACGTGGGATGCGAAACGGACGGACAGGATACGTATCCACCAGAGCGTGATCGACCGCATGACGGGTGACCCCAACAGACCCGAACATCTGCGCTATACGCCCTGGATCGCCGGCCTCGACCACGATATCGAACCATGGTCCATCGATCTGAAGACCATGATCGAACGGCAACAGCGGATGGACGTCATCAGGGGATGA